Proteins from a single region of Phycisphaeraceae bacterium D3-23:
- a CDS encoding glycosyltransferase family 2 protein, whose protein sequence is MPKNLVAVPVYNEQKYVARVIERITDHADNVLVVDDGSTDYTPMLLAMQQADVIRNKTNRGYGTALRIAFKWAQMYGYDWVVTMDCDEQHEPEALPTFFKAIEEGDADIVSGSRYICRETCGDPPPIDRRKINQTITHWVNAGLGFSITDAFCGYKAYRVGAMEKLDLTEDGYAIPLQQWVQFAAHDLRVREVPVRLIYNDPNRSFGGPLDDASHRLAHYREVFERELAKYPGLAKVSVGDLMHPPCECGAAI, encoded by the coding sequence ATGCCCAAGAACCTCGTCGCCGTGCCGGTCTACAACGAGCAGAAGTACGTCGCCCGCGTGATCGAGCGGATCACGGACCACGCGGACAATGTGCTGGTCGTCGACGACGGCTCGACCGACTACACGCCCATGCTGCTCGCGATGCAGCAGGCCGATGTCATCCGCAACAAGACCAACCGCGGCTACGGCACCGCGCTGCGCATCGCGTTCAAGTGGGCGCAGATGTACGGCTACGATTGGGTCGTCACGATGGACTGCGACGAGCAGCACGAGCCCGAGGCGCTGCCGACGTTCTTCAAAGCGATCGAGGAGGGGGACGCGGACATTGTTTCGGGCAGCCGGTACATCTGCCGCGAGACATGTGGCGACCCGCCGCCGATCGACCGGCGGAAGATCAACCAGACGATCACACACTGGGTCAATGCCGGGCTGGGCTTCTCGATCACGGATGCGTTCTGTGGGTACAAGGCCTACCGCGTCGGCGCGATGGAGAAGCTCGACCTGACCGAAGACGGCTACGCGATCCCTTTGCAGCAGTGGGTCCAGTTCGCGGCGCATGACCTGCGCGTGCGCGAGGTGCCGGTGCGGCTGATCTACAACGACCCCAACCGCTCGTTCGGCGGGCCGTTGGATGATGCGAGCCACCGGCTGGCGCACTACCGCGAAGTGTTCGAGCGCGAGCTTGCGAAGTACCCCGGGCTGGCGAAGGTCAGCGTGGGCGACCTCATGCATCCGCCGTGCGAGTGCGGCGCCGCGATCTAA